In the Bacillus amyloliquefaciens DSM 7 = ATCC 23350 genome, TATCCTTTCACGTGATATCTGGCGTTGCACCAGACAAGCGCCGCCCCCATATCGGCCAGTTTCCGTTCTGCATAGGCGATTAATGTGCTTCCCGCTTTTTGTGTCCGGTATTCCTCAAGCGTCGCCATGCCGCGCAGCTGGTAGGCGGGCTCAGCTTTTAATGCCTGCTGAGACTGCGGATAGAAAGAAGCGATGCTGATCAATTGTCCGTCGTAAAAACCTCCGAGATGAAAAGCTCCTTTTACGCTGTCCTGATCATATTTACAATCCTCTATCGTCTGATGGGGGCGCAGCACGCTGTGTCTGATCGCGTACGTGTCTTCTGCGGTGATGGGTTTTACTTCAACCATAAAAAAAATCCTCCTTTGCTTGATTCTTTTTCTGTATCGTACCATGAAAAAGCCGCCTGTCATATCAGGCGGCTTGTTTTCACATCAATGCAAATATACATCAGCCCGTTTTTCATCCTTTTGCTTAATATAAGCTGCGAGTTCTGACGTCAAATCAGAACGGAGAAACGGGGTGATTAAATAGATTCCGTTAAACAGTTCGCACGCCGTGTCAAGAAGCGACTTGGCGATGGCAAGGCCCTCGGCTTTCTGCTTCCGCTTATCTTCACCGCCCTGCGCCATTTTTTCCCGGATGCTGTCTGACAGCTTAATGCCCGGTATTTCATGATGAATGAACTCTGCGTTGCGGCTGCTCGTTAACGGCATAATGCCGATATACACCGGCGTTTTGAGATGCTTCGTTTCATGATGAATGTCAATGAGCTGCTGCTCTGAGTAAACAGGCTGAGACACGAAGTAGTCGGCTCCGCACTCGATTTTTTTCTCCAGCCGTTTTACCGCCTTATCAAGATGGCGGACATTCGGATTGAATGCCCCGGCTACGGAAAAGTTCGTTTTCTTGCCGAGCGGTTTCCCTGATAAAGAAATGCCCTCGTTGAATTGCTTAATCAGCCTGATCAAGTCAAAGGACGTCAAATCATAGACGGAGGTAGCTCCCGGAAAGTCGCCGATTTTTGAAGGATCGCCCGTGATGGCTAAAATGTCGGTGAGCCCGAGCGTATCCAGCCCCATTAAATGTGACTGAAGGCCGATGATATTGCGGTCTCTGCATGTAATGTGGACGAGAGAACGGATATCAAGGCGCTCTTTCAGTAATGAACCGCAGGCTGCATTGCTGATCCTCGGTGTCGCCAATGAATTGTCGGCGAGCGTCAGCGCTTCTATGCCGGTTTCCTTTAATTCAGCCGCCGCTTGCAGAAATTTGCCAAAATTCAATTTTTTCGGCGGATCAAGCTCTACGATGATTGACCGTTTTTGCGCGGCGATTTCGTCTAAACCCGGATCGGTCCGTTCATCCCGGACTGAGATGACTTCTTCTTCCCGTCTGATTTTCACTTCTTTATCAGTAACGGGTGAAAGTCCGTGGACCGCATCAGCCATGGCTCTGATGTGGTTGGGCGTTGTGCCGCAGCAGCCTCCGATAATGCGCGCGCCCTGAGTGCGGAATTGTATGGCGCTCTCCCGGAAATAGGCATCGTCCGTATCATAAACAAGCCGGCCTCCTTCTAAAGACGGAAGGCTGCTGTTCGGATAGACCGATAAATAAGCGTCACGGAAAATAGGCACTTCGGTAAGGGCTTCAATCATGTGGTACGGGCCGAGCCGGCAATTGATTCCCGTTATATCAGCGCCGAGGCCGGCAATTGATCTGAGCGCTTCCCGAAGCGGTGTTCCGTCCTGCAGCACGCCCTGTTCGTGCATGGAAACGTTCAGCATGATCGGGAGTTCCGTTTCTTTTCTGGCGATCTTCAGCACTTCGCGCGCTTCTTCTAAATCATAGTATGTTTCCAAGAGCAGGCCGTCCGGCTCCTCGTGAAGCAGTAAATAAAGCTGCTCCCGAAAGCTGCGTTTAATCTCCTCAAGGCTGTAGGCGTTTTTGTTGAAGGTGCGGATGCCGCCCATCGTTCCCAAAACATAAGCGCCGTCTGAGGAAGCGCGCGCGATTCTGACCGCCTCCTGATTGATTCTTTTCGTGTCATCTTCAAGTCCGTATCTTGAGAGCTTAATAAAATTCGCGCCGTACGTGTTTGTTTGAACGATGTCTGCCCCGGCTTCCACGTAAGCCTTATGTATCCGCTTGATTTCCTCGGGCTTTGAGACGTTCAGTTCCTCAAAACATCTGTCAATGCCGTAGGAATAAAGGAGAGTGCCCATCGCGCCGTCCCCGATTAATATCCGTTCTTCCAAGTCTTGTAATAGTCCCATTGTTTGCCTCCTTCATCACATTCAGCAAGGAAAAAAGAGAAATAAAAAAAGTCTTCTTAAGAAGAAGACTTTGTGATCATTTGTCTCTCTTCTTATCTTCCAAGCTGTTTATTAGCTTGCTGGATTTAGCACCTTGGTCATGGTTTGGGTAAACCATTACACCGGTTGCTGAAGCGTCGTCGGGCCAGTCCCTCGGCTTCTCTTGATAAGAACGTTCATTTAATTGTCATGGGTTTCCAAAACTTAACTGTGAAAATCCCTTTCTCCAAATTTACCGAAAATAGAGACAATAATCAATAGGAATCACATAATTTATCTAAAATTAATAAATTGAACATCAATCGGCAGGTCTGCACCGCGGACGGCTGCAATAATCTGCTGCAGATCATCTTTATTTTTTCCGGTGACGCGCACTTGGTCGTCCTGAATCTGCGACTTTACTTTCAAGCCGGAGTTTTTAATCACTGCATTGATTTTTTTTGCGTTGTCTTTATCAATGCCCTGTACAAGCTTCGCGCGCTGGCGCACTGTGCCTCCCGAGGCATTTTCAATTTTGCCGTATTCAATGTTTTTCGTCGGCACATCCCGTTTGATCAGCTTGCCGCTCAGCACATCTTTGAGCTGATTCAATTTAAACTCGTCATCTGAAATCAGGACAAGTTCTTCCTTTTCTAAACTCACATCGCTTTTAGATCCTTTAAAGTCATAGCGCGTGCCGATTTCTTTCAGCGTCATCTGAATCGCATTCTGAACTTCGGGAAATTCAACTTTTGATACGATATCAAAAGAACTTTCTTTTGCCATGAGAAAACCTCCTATAACATTTCACTTATGAGTTGATTATAGTAGAATAAAGAGAAATGTCCAACAGCATAAAGCATGAATTTGTGTGAATTGGAAAAAATGAGAAAAACATCAGCCTCATACGGGCGAAGCAGGAAGGACGATAACATGAGACCAGGGCAGCAGCTCACGCTTAGTATAGATCACCAAACCGATTTCGGTTATTTTTTAACTGACGGCGAGGATACGGTTCTTTTACATAACAGTGAAATCACAGAGGATATCGAAGACAGAGATGAAGTGGACGTATTTATTTACGTCGACCATCAGGAAAGGCTCGCGGCGACGATGAAAAAGCCGCTCATCAGCTTTTATGATTACGGATGGGTGGAAGTGACGGATCAAGTGGAGGATATGGGCGTATTCGTCGACGTCGGTCTGTCAAAAGACGCGCTCGTCGCAACGGAGCATCTGCCCCCGTATAAATCCGTCTGGCCGCAAAAAGGCGACAGACTGTATTGC is a window encoding:
- a CDS encoding YajQ family cyclic di-GMP-binding protein, with the translated sequence MAKESSFDIVSKVEFPEVQNAIQMTLKEIGTRYDFKGSKSDVSLEKEELVLISDDEFKLNQLKDVLSGKLIKRDVPTKNIEYGKIENASGGTVRQRAKLVQGIDKDNAKKINAVIKNSGLKVKSQIQDDQVRVTGKNKDDLQQIIAAVRGADLPIDVQFINFR
- a CDS encoding GNAT family N-acetyltransferase; protein product: MVEVKPITAEDTYAIRHSVLRPHQTIEDCKYDQDSVKGAFHLGGFYDGQLISIASFYPQSQQALKAEPAYQLRGMATLEEYRTQKAGSTLIAYAERKLADMGAALVWCNARYHVKGYYEKLGWTSIGSPFDIPGIGPHVIMYKELA
- a CDS encoding bifunctional homocysteine S-methyltransferase/methylenetetrahydrofolate reductase, coding for MGLLQDLEERILIGDGAMGTLLYSYGIDRCFEELNVSKPEEIKRIHKAYVEAGADIVQTNTYGANFIKLSRYGLEDDTKRINQEAVRIARASSDGAYVLGTMGGIRTFNKNAYSLEEIKRSFREQLYLLLHEEPDGLLLETYYDLEEAREVLKIARKETELPIMLNVSMHEQGVLQDGTPLREALRSIAGLGADITGINCRLGPYHMIEALTEVPIFRDAYLSVYPNSSLPSLEGGRLVYDTDDAYFRESAIQFRTQGARIIGGCCGTTPNHIRAMADAVHGLSPVTDKEVKIRREEEVISVRDERTDPGLDEIAAQKRSIIVELDPPKKLNFGKFLQAAAELKETGIEALTLADNSLATPRISNAACGSLLKERLDIRSLVHITCRDRNIIGLQSHLMGLDTLGLTDILAITGDPSKIGDFPGATSVYDLTSFDLIRLIKQFNEGISLSGKPLGKKTNFSVAGAFNPNVRHLDKAVKRLEKKIECGADYFVSQPVYSEQQLIDIHHETKHLKTPVYIGIMPLTSSRNAEFIHHEIPGIKLSDSIREKMAQGGEDKRKQKAEGLAIAKSLLDTACELFNGIYLITPFLRSDLTSELAAYIKQKDEKRADVYLH